The following coding sequences lie in one Notolabrus celidotus isolate fNotCel1 chromosome 20, fNotCel1.pri, whole genome shotgun sequence genomic window:
- the icam5 gene encoding intercellular adhesion molecule 5, with translation MQPLRTLGPLMLMILLCDADIPCPTELNPLTLDPPVVIGEQGESVEVNCTSNEEDHYGMNWRTSNTDSGFEDEKSFVSEFLQLSDWNMSAECRLKLNETFECSKDLEITVYKNPTVAMYPTKYLTDLVEGTLYELQCDILEVAPIQNLTVKWYKGEKVIKIDTFTNTTKKPVDESSILTVNISREDNRAEFWCEAQLDFGPHGVKRPAISKKQPVSVVYGPEFKSNPKGDFVFLRKGVNVTLNCEAEGNPPPIFNWTREGVELLEKTNFLNISRINDSAIYNCTAYNHLGSVSKGISVQVLNMLKAAAAPADMTPPVASTTAAPATPTPTSEALTLLYSESTMTAPETPDSTTSKTSTTTYTETSSPGGCPLSLTPPEIVVKYGDPASVNCTTSAPDAYLIGWEAAFGGTGVEQPPSVTWRVEKLEHWIVEPKCFLTMKNNEQCTVMPSVTLYKTPDIVLVSAIGSGPMLEGKDFPLTCDVMNVAPVQNLKLKWYRGDEIVDTKTFKNPTVTPVNLTYPLSIISKRDYNGAAFRCVAELHFGPEGPVPTPTVTSSPFIADVRYPPVFKEKSYNKDVNQGENVTFHCSAEGNPPPTIHWEYTPAVNVKETTGGRHRNISITEATSTNAGVYICNATNDIGTVTRSVTVKMMSKNSSSPLWFLWALFIILVVLFLIISMIILNHRRKKNGQYSFVSSKATDDIPMTDKPEA, from the exons ATGCAGCCTCTCAGGACCCTGGGCCCTCTCATGCTCATGATACTACTGTGTG ATGCAGACATTCCATGCCCCACTGAACTCAACCCTCTCACCCTGGATCCTCCTGTGGTTATAGGAGAACAAGGAGAGTCAGTGGAGGTTAACTGCACCAGCAACGAGGAGGATCACTACGGGATGAACTGGAGAACTTCAAACACAGACTCTGGTTTTGAAGATGAGAAGAGTTTCGTCTCTGAGTTTCTGCAGCTTTCAGACTGGAACATGTCAGCTGAGTGCAGATTAAAGCTGAACGAAACATTTGAATGCAGCAAGGACCTAGAGATCACTGTGTACA AGAACCCAACAGTGGCCATGTACCCCACAAAGTATTTGACTGATTTGGTGGAAGGGACGCTGTACGAGCTGCAGTGTGATATCCTTGAGGTTGCTCCAATTCAAAACCTCACTGTGAAGTGGTACAAAGGCGAAAAAGTAATCAAGATTGATACCTTCACCAACACCACCAAAAAACCAGTGGATGAGTCTTCTATTCTGACAGTCAAcatcagcagagaggacaacagGGCTGAGTTTTGGTGTGAAGCTCAGCTGGACTTTGGGCCACATGGAGTAAAACGTCCTGCTATTTCTAAAAAGCAACCTGTTTCTGTTGTGT ATGGCCCTGAATTCAAGAGCAACCCAAAAGGTGATTTTGTCTTTTTGAGAAAAGGCGTCAATGTCACCCTGAACTGTGAAGCTGAAGGAAACCCTCCTCCCATCTTTAACTGGACTCGTGAAGGGGTGGAATTGTTGGAGAAGACAAACTTTCTGAACATTTCTCGAATAAATGACAGTGCGATCTACAACTGCACAGCTTACAATCATCTAGGAAGCGTAAGCAAGGGGATCAGTGTTCAAGTGTTGAATATGCTCAAGGCGGCGGCTGCACCTGCAGACATGACTCCCCCTGTGGCatcaacaacagctgcccctgCCACACCAACACCAACTTCTGAGGCATTAACATTGCTCTACTCAGAGTCAACGATGACTGCCCCTGAGACACCGGACTCAACCACCTCTAAGACATCAACAACGACCTACACAGAGACATCATCACCAGGAG GTTGCCCCCTTTCATTGACACCCCCTGAGATTGTGGTGAAATATGGAGATCCAGCTTCAGTAAACTGCACCACATCAGCCCCTGATGCTTATTTAATAGGCTGGGAGGCAGCATTTGGAGGCACAGGAGTTGAACAGCCTCCTTCTGTCACCTGGAGGGTTGAAAAACTGGAACACTGGATCGTGGAACCTAAGTGCTTCCTaacaatgaaaaacaatgaGCAGTGCACCGTGATGCCAAGTGTCACTCTTTACA AGACTCCAGACATTGTGTTAGTGTCTGCGATTGGTTCTGGTCCAATGTTGGAAGGCAAGGACTTTCCGCTGACTTGTGATGTCATGAACGTGGCTCCTGTGCAGAACCTCAAACTGAAGTGGTACAGAGGTGATGAAATTGTGgacacaaaaacattcaaaaaccCCACCGTAACCCCAGTCAATTTGACTTACCCCCTGAGTATCATTTCTAAGAGAGATTATAACGGAGCAGCTTTCAGATGTGTGGCTGAGCTGCACTTTGGACCAGAAGGACCAGTGCCGACCCCtactgtgacatcatcacctttCATAGCTGATGTGCGCT ACCCCCCTGTGTTTAAGGAGAAAAGTTACAATAAAGATGTGAACCAGggtgaaaatgtgacttttcaCTGCAGTGCTGAGGGCAACCCTCCCCCTACGATCCATTGGGAGTATACCCCTGCAGTGAATGTGAAAGAGACCACTGGGGGGCGCCACAGGAATATCAGCATCACAGAAGCCACGTCTACTAATGCTGGTGTTTACATCTGTAATGCCACGAATGACATTGGTACTGTGACAAGATCTGTCACAGTGAAAATGATGA GTAAAAACAGTTCCAGTCCCTTATGGTTCCTGTGGGCTTTGTTTATAATCTTAGTGGTCCTATTTCTCATCATAAGCATGATCATTCTCAACCACCGCcggaaaaaaaatggacaataCAGTTTTGTTTCAAGCAAAGCCACGGACGATATCCCAATGACTGATAAGCCTGAAGCGTAG
- the angptl6 gene encoding angiopoietin-related protein 6, whose translation MVQCHGFLIESSPLLPRGHQKSNTSMEKTLTVGLTLFLTLCLIIPEAGGRKEAAYGEDSQKRSSRSSDSKGGRCSYTFIVPQQKLTGALCLNTQSSNTNNSEVAALRVELKQQQEQMEKLRGQLEQEGSLAMEVRALRKESSNMNARIAQLYAQLLHEVMQKKDQALEQRRVENLLLNATTQALQVSSNFRELEKKYGALTSMLSSQNQFISRLEKQCQCKDSTQPTLVTTEPPQSQSNVHPNYSSDASEMTNDVQRDQSAPPPQKEKTAHFLSSTTVSTPTDLPFISFPVTKTPGPWRDCQHVLESGETSSGIYLLRPQSANRLLQAWCEQSQAQGGWTVIQRRQDGSVNFFRTWEQYKQGFGNLDGEYWLGLEHLYWITKQATYKLRVALEDWQGRQVFAEYDSFHLEPESDWYRLRLGQYQGTAGDSLSWHNNKAFTTLDRDKDSYSGNCAHYQKGGWWYHMCAHSNLNGVWYRGGHYRSRYQDGVYWAEFHGGSYSLKRVSLMIKPT comes from the exons atgGTACAATGTCATGGTTTTCTAATAGAATCCTCTCCTCTGCTACCACGGGGTCATCAGAAGTCAAACACATCCATGGAGAAGACACTGACAGTGGGCTTGACTCTTTTCTTAACACTCTGTCTGATCATACCAGAAGCTGGAGGACGGAAAGAAGCCGCTTATGGCGAGGACTCTCAGAAACGTTCATCAAGATCTTCGGATTCAAAAGGAGGCCGCTGCTCCTACACCTTCATTGTCCCGCAACAAAAACTGACAGGCGCTCTGTGTTTAAACACACAGTCTTCTAACACCAACAACTCGGAGGTGGCAGCACTGCGGGTGGagctcaaacagcagcaggagcagatgGAGAAGCTCAGGGGCCAGCTGGAGCAGGAGGGGTCTCTTGCAATGGAAGTTAGGGCCCTGCGCAAAGAGAGTAGCAACATGAATGCACGCATTGCACAGCTCTACGCCCAGCTGCTGCATGAAGTCATGCAGAAGAAAGATCAGGCTCTGGAGCAGCGGAGGGTGGAGAACCTCCTGTTAAATGCTACAACACAG GCCTTGCAGGTGTCCAGTAACTTCAGGGAGCTGGAGAAGAAATATGGAGCCCTCACCTCCATGCTGAGCTCCCAGAACCAGTTTATCTCACGTCTGGAGAAGCAGTGCCAGTGCAAGGACTCCACCCAGCCCACACTG GTGACGACTGAACCACCACAGAGCCAGTCTAATGTGCATCCAAATTACAGCTCTGACGCCAGCGAAATGACCAATGATGTTCAAAGGGACCAAAGTGCTCCACCGCCACAGAAGGAAAAAACTGCACATTTCCTCTCCAGCACTACAGTTAGCACTCCTACGGATCTTCCTTTTATTAGCTTCCCTGTCACCAAGACTCCAG GGCCATGGAGGGACTGTCAGCATGTTCTGGAATCAGGTGAGACCTCCAGCGGGATTTACCTGCTGCGCCCTCAGAGTGCCAACCGCCTCCTGCAGGCCTGGTGTGAGCAGAGTCAGGCTCAGGGGGGCTGGACAGTCATCCAGCGGAGACAGGATGGGTCAGTCAACTTCTTCAGGACTTGGGAGCAGTATAAG CAAGGCTTTGGAAACTTGGATGGGGAGTACTGGCTCGGCCTGGAACATCTCTATTGGATAACCAAACAGGCCACGTATAAGCTACGGGTAGCTCTGGAGGACTGGCAAGGCCGGCAGGTGTTTGCTGAATATGACAGCTTCCATCTGGAACCAGAGAGTGACTGGTACCGACTGCGATTAGGACAATACCAAGGCACCGCAGGGGATTCCCTCTCATGGCATAACAACAAAGCCTTCACTACTCTGGATCGAGACAAAGACAGCTATTCAG GTAACTGTGCTCATTACCAAAAGGGAGGCTGGTGGTACCACATGTGTGCACACTCCAATCTGAATGGCGTGTGGTATCGGGGTGGGCACTACCGAAGCCGTTATCAGGATGGGGTCTACTGGGCAGAGTTCCATGGAGGGTCCTACTCTCTGAAACGGGTTTCCTTGATGATCAAGCCCAcataa